The following proteins come from a genomic window of Polaribacter dokdonensis:
- the nrfD gene encoding NrfD/PsrC family molybdoenzyme membrane anchor subunit, with the protein MSHYEAPIREPLVLGDKSYHDITEDIAKPIEGKANKNWYIAFYISLAAMLWGFGCIFYTVGTGIGVWGLSKNIGWAWDITNFVWWVGIGHAGTLISAVLLLFRQKWRMAINRSAEAMTIFAVFQAGLFPIIHMGRPWNAYWVLPLPNQFGSLWVNFNSPLLWDVFAISTYLSVSLVFWWTGLLPDFAMIRDRAVKPFQKKIYALLSFGWSGRAKDWQRFEEVSLVLAGLATPLVLSVHTIVSMDFATSINPGWHSTIFPPYFVAGAIFSGFAMVQTLLGIMRKVTNMEEYITRLHVEYMNIVIILTGGIVAVAYATEFFIAWYTGSPYENYTYLSVGAATGPYAWAFYSLLFFNILTPQLLWFKKIRRSFIWSFIISIFINIGMWFERFDIIAIVLSKGHLPSTWWRFEPTFVDVGIFIGTIGFFFVLFLLYARTFPVIAQAEVKTILKSSGEFYKKRRAQGIPTKPTVVIVDKEIKEVNPDKNKEE; encoded by the coding sequence ATGTCTCATTACGAAGCACCTATTAGGGAACCTTTAGTATTAGGTGATAAAAGTTATCACGATATTACCGAAGACATTGCTAAACCTATAGAAGGTAAAGCAAATAAGAATTGGTATATAGCATTTTATATTTCTTTAGCAGCAATGCTTTGGGGATTTGGATGTATTTTCTATACAGTAGGAACTGGTATTGGAGTTTGGGGATTAAGCAAGAACATTGGTTGGGCTTGGGATATCACAAACTTTGTATGGTGGGTAGGTATTGGTCACGCAGGAACGTTAATTTCTGCAGTACTATTATTATTCCGTCAAAAATGGAGAATGGCCATAAACCGTTCTGCAGAAGCAATGACAATTTTTGCCGTTTTTCAAGCAGGATTGTTTCCAATTATTCACATGGGTAGACCATGGAATGCATACTGGGTTTTACCATTACCAAACCAATTTGGTTCATTATGGGTAAACTTTAACTCACCATTATTGTGGGATGTATTTGCAATTTCTACGTACTTATCTGTATCATTAGTTTTCTGGTGGACAGGTTTATTACCAGATTTTGCAATGATTAGAGATAGAGCTGTTAAACCTTTCCAAAAGAAAATTTATGCATTATTAAGTTTTGGTTGGTCTGGTAGAGCTAAAGATTGGCAACGTTTTGAAGAAGTATCTTTAGTATTAGCTGGTTTAGCTACTCCTTTGGTATTATCTGTACATACAATTGTATCTATGGACTTTGCTACATCTATTAATCCAGGTTGGCACTCAACCATATTTCCACCTTATTTCGTTGCAGGAGCCATCTTTTCAGGATTTGCAATGGTACAAACCTTACTAGGTATAATGAGAAAGGTTACAAATATGGAGGAGTATATTACACGTTTACACGTGGAGTATATGAACATTGTAATTATCTTAACAGGTGGTATAGTTGCTGTAGCATATGCAACTGAGTTTTTCATAGCATGGTATACAGGTTCTCCTTATGAGAATTATACATATCTATCTGTGGGAGCAGCAACAGGGCCTTATGCTTGGGCATTTTACTCATTATTATTCTTTAACATTTTAACTCCTCAGTTATTATGGTTTAAGAAAATTAGAAGAAGCTTTATATGGTCTTTCATTATTTCAATATTTATAAATATTGGTATGTGGTTTGAGCGTTTTGATATTATTGCAATTGTATTAAGTAAGGGGCATTTACCTTCAACTTGGTGGAGATTCGAACCAACTTTTGTTGATGTAGGTATCTTTATTGGAACTATTGGATTTTTCTTTGTGTTATTCCTATTATATGCTAGAACTTTCCCAGTAATTGCACAAGCTGAAGTAAAAACAATATTAAAATCTTCTGGAGAGTTTTACAAGAAGAGAAGAGCACAAGGTATTCCTACTAAACCAACTGTTGTAATAGTTGATAAAGAAATTAAGGAAGTTAACCCTGATAAAAACAAAGAAGAATAA
- a CDS encoding DUF3341 domain-containing protein, translating into MESSKVIHAFYNDDEVLLDAVKAVKSEHHHIEEVFCPFPVHGLDKAMGLAPTKLAITAFFYGITGLAFAIWMTNYMMIEDWPQDIGGKPSFSWVENMPAFVPIMFELTVFFAAHLMVITFYMRSRIWPFKKAENPDPRTTDDHFLMEIPVHNNVDELTALLTKTGAVEINIVDKH; encoded by the coding sequence ATGGAATCATCAAAAGTTATTCACGCATTTTACAATGATGATGAAGTGTTGTTAGACGCTGTAAAAGCAGTTAAGTCAGAACACCATCATATAGAAGAAGTATTTTGTCCATTTCCAGTTCATGGTTTAGACAAAGCAATGGGATTAGCTCCAACAAAGTTGGCAATTACTGCTTTCTTTTATGGAATTACAGGTTTGGCATTCGCAATTTGGATGACAAATTATATGATGATAGAAGATTGGCCACAAGATATTGGTGGTAAACCAAGTTTCTCTTGGGTAGAGAATATGCCTGCCTTTGTTCCAATCATGTTTGAATTAACAGTATTTTTTGCTGCTCACTTAATGGTTATTACTTTTTATATGAGAAGTAGAATTTGGCCATTCAAGAAGGCTGAAAATCCAGATCCTAGAACTACAGATGATCATTTTTTAATGGAGATTCCAGTTCACAATAATGTAGATGAATTAACTGCTTTATTAACAAAAACTGGAGCTGTAGAAATTAATATAGTAGATAAGCACTAA
- a CDS encoding c-type cytochrome yields the protein MKSLKLFIALVVFAGIISCNDKRKPQLEYMPDMYVSIPYDTDDADGLNGEPVNSKPVAGTIPRGGHPAYDIPDTAEGYEKAKTELKNPLEASEANLEKGKELYNIYCISCHGKKGDGNGYLSQAEKFEGIPSYKDREITAGSIYHVIIHGKNLMGSHSGQLTYNERWQIIHYVEQLRADLLK from the coding sequence ATGAAGAGTTTAAAATTATTTATTGCTTTAGTTGTATTTGCAGGTATTATTTCTTGCAATGACAAAAGAAAACCTCAGTTGGAGTACATGCCAGATATGTATGTCTCTATACCTTATGATACAGATGATGCAGATGGTTTAAATGGTGAGCCTGTAAATAGTAAACCAGTTGCTGGAACTATTCCTAGAGGTGGTCATCCTGCATATGATATTCCTGATACTGCAGAAGGATACGAAAAGGCAAAAACTGAATTAAAAAATCCATTAGAAGCTTCTGAAGCAAATTTAGAAAAGGGTAAGGAATTGTATAATATTTATTGTATTTCTTGTCATGGTAAAAAAGGAGATGGTAATGGATATTTATCACAAGCTGAAAAGTTTGAAGGTATACCAAGTTACAAGGATAGAGAAATTACTGCAGGTTCTATTTATCATGTTATCATACATGGTAAGAACTTAATGGGGTCTCACTCTGGACAATTAACTTATAATGAACGTTGGCAGATAATTCATTACGTAGAGCAATTACGTGCTGATTTATTAAAATAA